The window ACCCTTCAGCTACATCGACGACAAGCAGAAGATCGTCGGCTACGCCGTCGACATCTGCATGAAGATCGTCGACGAGATCAAGGCCGAGCTCAAGCTGGACAAGCTCGAGGTCAACGAGAACATCGTCACGTCCTCCACCCGCATTCCGCTGATGGCGAACGGCACCGTGGATCTCGAATGCGGCTCGACGACCAACAACGCCGATCGGCAGAAGCAGGTGTGGTTCACCAACACGCATTTCCTGACGGCAAGCCGCTTCTTGTCCAAGAAGGCGCTGAAGCTCGACCAAGTCGACGATCTCAAAGGTAAGGCCGTCGTCTCGGTCTCGGGCACGACCAACATCACCCAGCTCAACAAGGCCAACGCGGCCCGCTCGCTCGGCATCACCGTGATGAATGCCAAGGACGTCCCCGAAGCATTCCTGATGGTCGAGACCGACCGCGCGCAGGCCTTCGTCATGGACGACATCCAGCTCGCGGCCATGATTACTTCCTCAAAGGATTCGTCGCTTTACGCGATAGCACCGGCGCATTTTCCGATCCGGAGCCTTATGGCATCATGCTGCGCAAGGACGGCGCGCCCTTTAAGGCCGTGGTCGATCGGGCAACTGCAAGGCTCTACAAGAGCCCCGAGATCGAGAAAATCTACAGCAAATGGTTCATGGAGCCGGTGCCGCCGCGCGGCCCCAACTTCCAGGTGCCAATGCCGGCCTCGCTGAAGAGATCCTTCGAGCATCCGTCGGACAATCCCGATCCCGCGTCCTACGGGGGATGACGCAATTCACGATGTAGCCCGGATCTAGCCTCCGCTCACCCGGGCTACAAGTCACTCCAGATAAGTCGTCAGCTGGGCGCCCTCGTCGGCCACGAACACGGCGATCAGTTCGGCAGGCTCGGTGGTGCTGGCGTTGGCCGAGACCAGATGTGTCGCACCCGGCGGCTCGAAGAAGGATTGGCCGACGCCGAACGTCTCGACCGGGCCGCCGCCGAGCTGGGAACGGATCTCGCCCTTGGTAATATAGGCCGTCACCGAGCCGGCATGCCGATGGGGCCGCGAGAATCCGCCCGGACCATAGAACACGCGCACGATGGTCACGCGTCTGCCCGGCACGTTGGGCAATGCGTAGGAACCGATTGGCTCGACCTTATCGAGCGGCGAGCTCTCCGCGGCCGTGGCGCAGAGCGGGGCGAGTGCGCCTGATACGGTGTCCATCATCACCGGCAGCACCTTGCCGATCGCGAGCGCGCAGGCAAGCCCGCCGGCAACAGCCAGCGCCATTGAGCGCACCGGCATCTGGCGCTGCGTGGTGGCCAAACTGATGCCAATCATGACAACCTCCCCTCGTCAAAATCAGGATGCCGCGGCATTCGCCGCGACCGGCCGCTTCGCCGGCGTCCAGCGAAAGGCAGCGCCAAATCGGTTCCAGACGTTGATCGAAGCAATTGCCGACGTCAGGTACATCAGCTCGGTCTCGGAGAATTCGCGCTGCACCTCGTCATAGACTTCGTCGCCGAAGCCGTCGGGCAGCAGGGTCAGTGCCTCGGCCCAGGCCAGCGCTGCACGCTCGCGCGCCGAGTAGATCGGCGCTTCGCGCCAGACCGCGACCAGATGGAGCTTGTCCGCGGGCACGCCGAGCCGCTCCGAGAGAAGAACGTGATGCTGAACACAGAAGGCGCAGCCGTTGATCTGCGAGGCTCGCAGCTTGACCAGCTCGAGCAGCTGCTTGTCGAGGCTGGCCTTGGCCGCGACCTGGCCGAGCGCCAGAACCAGATCATACGCGTCCGGCGCAATCTTCTTGAAATCCTCGTATTCACTACGGGCGTGTGACATTGCCGCTCACCTCGTGCTATTATAAGGGTGCTTATATATTATAAGAGCACTTATACTATGCGCAAGTCGGCCAACGTCACGAAATCGAAACCGCGGCAGAAGGTGTCGAGGGAGGAGGCTACGGTACACCTGCCCTCCCCCGGTGAAGGCAAGCGCGGTGAGCAAGGCTACCTCGGCTATCTCCTGCGCCAGGCCCACGCCGCGGTCCGGCTGAAAATGGAACGCACGCTGGCCGATCTCGGCGTGACCTCGCCGCAATTCGCCGTGCTCACCATGCTGAACGCCTATCCGGGCCTGTCCGGTGCCGATGTCGCCCGCCTCACCTTCCTGACACCGCAAACCGTCGGCGTGATCATCCGCAACCTCGAACGCGACGGCGCAATTGTGATGACGCCGCATCCCGTTCACGGTCGCATCCAGCAATGGACGCTGACGCCGCGCGGGGCAAAGCTGCTGAAAGCTTGCAGGGAACGCGTGATTGAATTGGAGAAGAGACTGGCCGGAGGCCTTGATGCCAAGGCGGAAACAACCATTCGCCGCTGGCTCGCCAACGTCGCGACGGAGTTGCAGGAGGACTAGGCGAGCCTAGTCGCCGCCTCATCCGTCACTCCCGTCACCGCCACCATCGCACCCTCCGAAATCAGCGAAATCGCCGCCTGCGGCGCCGTCACCATGAATGCCGCGGCCAAAGTTCTCGGCAAGGATCATCAGGACCACGACCGATAGCCCCGCGCCGAAGGGCCAGGGATTGGCTCGGATGATGTCGAACAGCTCGCGCATGCCCACATTCTGCCCAGACAGAAGCAAAGCGATGCGCTCAAAAACGGGAGTATTCGTCCTGGCGCAGCAACCTACTTGCCCTTCAACACTTTTTTGACTTCGCCGTCGGGCCAGATCTCGCCTGCCGCGATCACGCGGACGCGACTTTGGTCCGTACCATTGATCAGGACGTGCGAACTCATCCGGTCGCCGCTCGGCTCCGGATGCAAATCAGTTTCAGGTTTCCAGCTCAGCGTCGCGGCGAGGTCGCCGGGGAAAATCCGCCAGCACGATCCATCATCGAGTTCGACGACATGGCTTTCCGCATGCGCGCGTATCTTCATTCCACCCCGAAAGCTCGTTGAAGAAGACGGGCCCCGGCGATCCGCCGGGGCTCCGCTCCGTCAATCGTTGTCGTGATGAATCACGGTCTTGCTGCGATTGCCGAATTCATCTTCCTTCTTGATCACCGTCTTGCGGTCAGCAGGCTCGCGCTCCTTGATGACCGTGGTGCGGTTACGATCGCGGTATTCGGGGGCCTGGCCGACCGTCACCCCGGCTCCAACCGGACCGACGTGAACACCGACTTCATCCGCGAACGCAGGGGCTGCGATCGCAGTGACCATGGCGGCGGCAAACAGATACTTCCTCATTGTGTCCTCCTCGATTGTATCGGGAGAGAATGCCTGGGTGCGACACTTTGTTCCGGGGAACGAGACGTCCAAGCCTGTTCCCCTTGTTCCAGGGACCGACTCACAGGAGCCATGTTTCCCGCTACAATGCACGCATGAAACAAGCTGATTCCTCGGCCTATTGCACCCGCCGCGCCCTCCTCCGGTCCACGCTCGGCGCAGCCGCCCTGCTGACGCTGCCAGCGCCCGTACTCGCCTCACCTCCCGGCTTCGATGAATGGCGCGAGGGTTTTCGCGCGCGTGCAATGGCCAAGGGCATCTCGGCCGCGACCTGGCAGCGCGCGATGACACGTGTCGAGCCCGACATGAGCGTGTTCAAGCAGATGCGCAACCAGCCCGAATTCCACGAGCAGGTCTGGCAATACATCAACCGCCGCGTCTCCGACTGGCGCATCATCAACGGCAAGATCGCGCTGAAGAACAACGAGGCGCTGTTCGCACGCATCGAGCGCGATTTCGGCGTCGAGCGCGGCACGCTGCTGGCTTTGTGGGGCGTGGAGTCCGCTTACGGTGATCCGCTGGTGCAGCAGAACCACATGACGCCGGTGTTTCCCTCGCTGGCCGCACTCGCCTGGAACGAGCCACGGCGCAAAGCCTATTGGGAGGCCGAGCTTATTAACGCCCTGCGGATCGTGGATAAGGGCTGGAGCACGCCGGAACAGATGAAGGGATCGTGGGCCGGCGCGATGGGGCATTCGCAATGGATGCCGGAGGTCTGGCTCAATGTCGGCATCGACTATGACGGCGACGGCAAGGTCTCGCCGTTCGGCAAGCCCGACGACGCGCTGGGCTCGACCGCAAAATATCTCGTCAATCGCGGCAAATGGCACCGCGGCGAGCATTGGGGCTACGAGGTGCGCACGTCCGGCGAGATGAGCGGTAGCCGGACCTATGCGGCGTGGCAGGCGGCCGGCGTCACCCGCGCCGACGGCCAGCCCTTTCCGCAACCGAACGCCTCCGCGCAAATGTGGACGCCCGTCACGGGCGGACCGACATTCCTGCTCGGACCGAATTTCAATGCCGTGAAGAGCTACAATCCTTCGATGAACTATGCACTCGCGATCTGTCATCTCGGCGACCGCTGCTTAGGCGCCCCACCCTTCATTCAGCCCTTCCCCGGCTCCGAGCGCGTGCTGACGCTCGCCGAGGTGCAGGAGATGCAGACGCGCCTGACGAAAGCCGGTTTCGACACCGGCGGCACCGATGGCCGCGTCGGCAACGACACGATGAAGGCCATCAAGGATTTTCAGCAGCGCGCCGGGATCACCCCCGCCGATGGTTATGGCGGCCTGAAGGTGCTGGCAAAACTGCGGCAGGGATCGTAGACGGCCTCAGTGCCGGTACTGCGGCTCTTCCGCATCGAGCTGACGGCGGATCGCGGCGAGATGCAATCGCGCGGACTCGGAATCGCCTTCGCGCATCTGCCTGTAGGTTTCGGCCGCAATCGCAGGATCGACTGGCAGCACCTTGCGTCCCGTCGACATCGCCAGCGCCTGCACTTCCGCGGCGCGTTCGAGGTAGTAGAGATCGTCCCAGGCGTCTGCAATCGTCGGGGCCAGCACCATCACGCCGTGATGCTTCATGAAGACGATGTCGGCATTGCCCACGGCCGACGCAATGCGTGCGCCTTCGCGGTTGTCGAGCGCGAGGCCGTTGTAGTCGCGGTCGATGGCCGTGCGGCCGTAGAATTTCAGCGCGGTCTGGCCGGCCCAGATCAGGGGATCCCCTTCGGTCATCGACAATGCCGTGGCATAGGGCATGTGGGTGTGGAACGCGACCTTCGCGCGCGGCAGGCGCTTGTGCATCTCAGCATGAATGTAGAACGCGGTCGCCTCGGGTTCGCCGTCGCCGTCGAGCACGTGACCGTGAAAATCGCAGATCAGCAACTTTGACGCGCTCAGCTCGCGGAAGGCGTAACCGTAAGGGTTGACCAGGAAGAGGTCGTCATGGCCGGGCACGACGGCCGAGAAGTGGTTGCAAATACCCTCCTCAAAGCCATTGCGCGCCGCCATGCGGAAGCAGGCGGCGAGATCCTCGCGCGCGGTGCGGATCGCATCGGTGGCGAGGTCCGGCCGGTTCGAGCGGACCGGCGCAGGTGTGGACGAGGCAGCGTGAAGGCCGTGTGCCATAGCGAAGGAAAACCTCTTTCGGTCGGGATCTGCGCGCGTTGTATAGGGCGGAGGCCTGCGCGTCAGCCCCTGCGGCCGCCACTCTGCCCTGCACGTCTCACGCCCGCCGCGCCACCCCGCCGGCATTCATGCCGCCGTCGATGACGAGCTCGCTGCCGGTAACGTAGCGCGAAGCATCTGAGGCCAGATACAGCACGCCGGAGGCGATTTCCGCAGCCTGGCCTGCGCGGCCGAGCGGCGTTGCGATCTTGGCCCGCTCCTCCGGGTCGATCGGCGCATTCTGGCCTGCGCCGGTCGCACCCGTCGGGATCTTGCCCCAGATCGGCGTGTCGATGATGCCGGGATGGACCGAATTGACTCGGATGCCGTCGCCGGCCGCCGCGCACTCCATCGCGATCGATTTCGCGAACAGCCGCACGCCGCCCTTGGTGGCCGAATAGGCCGACAGGCCGGGTGCGCCGCGCAGGCCCGCCAGCGACGACATCATGACGATCGAGCCGCCGCCGTGCTTGCGCATGAGCGGCAGGCAATGCTTGACCGAAAGAAACACGCCCTCGAGGTTGATCGCATTCTGCTTGCGCCAGTCAGAGAGCGTCATGTCGACGATGGAAGGTACGGTAATGCCGATGCCGGCATTGGAGACCATGATGTCGAGCCGGCCGTAGCGCTTCGCGATCTCGGCTGTGATCTCGAGCCAGCGTTCCTCGCGGGTGACGTCCTGCTCAAGAAAGATCGCCTTGCCGCCGGCCCTGGTGATGCGCTTGACGAGCTCCGGGCCGCGCAGCTCGTCGATGTCGGTGGCGATGACTGTCGCGCCTTCGCGTGCGAACAGCTCGACGATCGCCTCGCCAATGCCGGACGCGCCGCCCGTCACCAGTGCGACCTTGCCCTCAACCTGCCCTGCCATGTTCACTCCCGTTCTTTTTTGTTGTTTGAGGTTTGCTGTTTGACGCCGCTATCTAATCAGGGCGGGCCCCTGGTCCGGTAGTGCGACGTCGATGACGCGAAACTGCACGCGCTCGGCGCCCTGATAGCGATCGACCGACATGGAGCCCGCGACATGCAGTTGCTGGCCGCGATTGGCCACCAATGCATTTCCGAGTTTCTGACCGATCGAACGGAACGCGATGCCGTTGACGATGGCACCGTCGCCGGATTTGAAACGCAGCCGCAGATGCGCCTGTCCGACCTCGTCGGCAAAGACGAGCTGATGCGCCGGCAGCGCCAGCACGGGCTCCGGATTACCGCTGCCGAACGGACCCGCGCGATTAAGCGTGGTTGCAAGCTCGGTCGTCACTGCACGTGCCGAGATCGCACCGTCGATATAGAGCTCGTTGACATGGCGCGCCTCGGCGACATCGCGCGCCAGCGCGTTTTCGAGATGGGCGCGGAATTCAGCGAGCTTCTCTTTCCGCAGCGTCACGCCGGCAGCCATCGCGTGGCCGCCGCCCTTGAGCAGAATGCCGTCGGCGACCGCCTGTCGCACCGCCTTGCCGAGATCGACGCCCGTAATCGAGCGGCCCGAGCCGGTGCCGATGCCGCCGGGCTCGAGCGCAATCGCGAAAGCTGGCCGCGAAAACTTCTCCTTCAGGCGGGAGGCGACGAGGCCGACAACGCCGGGATGCCAGCCTTCGGAGGCCGTGACGATGACGCCGAGCTTGTCCTCCAGCCCGATCGAGGCGAGCGCTTCGGCCTCGGCCTGCGCCTCCGCGGCCTGCTCGATGACGCGACGCTCGCTGTTGAGGCGGTCGAGCTCGGCCGCGATCCGCGCGGCTTCGACGCTGTCGCCTTCCAGCAAGAGCCGTACGCCGAGATCGGCGCGGCCGATACGGCCGCCGGCATTGACGCGCGGCCCGAGCATAAAGCCGAGATGCCAGGCCTCCGGCGGGCCATTGAGCCGCGCCACGTCCATCAGTGCGGTGTGGCCGACATGATCGCGGCGCCGCATCGCGATCAGCCCTTTGGCGACGAAGGCGCGGTTG is drawn from Bradyrhizobium diazoefficiens and contains these coding sequences:
- a CDS encoding cupin domain-containing protein, which gives rise to MIGISLATTQRQMPVRSMALAVAGGLACALAIGKVLPVMMDTVSGALAPLCATAAESSPLDKVEPIGSYALPNVPGRRVTIVRVFYGPGGFSRPHRHAGSVTAYITKGEIRSQLGGGPVETFGVGQSFFEPPGATHLVSANASTTEPAELIAVFVADEGAQLTTYLE
- a CDS encoding carboxymuconolactone decarboxylase family protein, producing the protein MSHARSEYEDFKKIAPDAYDLVLALGQVAAKASLDKQLLELVKLRASQINGCAFCVQHHVLLSERLGVPADKLHLVAVWREAPIYSARERAALAWAEALTLLPDGFGDEVYDEVQREFSETELMYLTSAIASINVWNRFGAAFRWTPAKRPVAANAAAS
- a CDS encoding MarR family winged helix-turn-helix transcriptional regulator, which produces MRKSANVTKSKPRQKVSREEATVHLPSPGEGKRGEQGYLGYLLRQAHAAVRLKMERTLADLGVTSPQFAVLTMLNAYPGLSGADVARLTFLTPQTVGVIIRNLERDGAIVMTPHPVHGRIQQWTLTPRGAKLLKACRERVIELEKRLAGGLDAKAETTIRRWLANVATELQED
- a CDS encoding lytic murein transglycosylase, which encodes MKQADSSAYCTRRALLRSTLGAAALLTLPAPVLASPPGFDEWREGFRARAMAKGISAATWQRAMTRVEPDMSVFKQMRNQPEFHEQVWQYINRRVSDWRIINGKIALKNNEALFARIERDFGVERGTLLALWGVESAYGDPLVQQNHMTPVFPSLAALAWNEPRRKAYWEAELINALRIVDKGWSTPEQMKGSWAGAMGHSQWMPEVWLNVGIDYDGDGKVSPFGKPDDALGSTAKYLVNRGKWHRGEHWGYEVRTSGEMSGSRTYAAWQAAGVTRADGQPFPQPNASAQMWTPVTGGPTFLLGPNFNAVKSYNPSMNYALAICHLGDRCLGAPPFIQPFPGSERVLTLAEVQEMQTRLTKAGFDTGGTDGRVGNDTMKAIKDFQQRAGITPADGYGGLKVLAKLRQGS
- a CDS encoding aldolase, with product MAHGLHAASSTPAPVRSNRPDLATDAIRTAREDLAACFRMAARNGFEEGICNHFSAVVPGHDDLFLVNPYGYAFRELSASKLLICDFHGHVLDGDGEPEATAFYIHAEMHKRLPRAKVAFHTHMPYATALSMTEGDPLIWAGQTALKFYGRTAIDRDYNGLALDNREGARIASAVGNADIVFMKHHGVMVLAPTIADAWDDLYYLERAAEVQALAMSTGRKVLPVDPAIAAETYRQMREGDSESARLHLAAIRRQLDAEEPQYRH
- a CDS encoding SDR family NAD(P)-dependent oxidoreductase; the encoded protein is MAGQVEGKVALVTGGASGIGEAIVELFAREGATVIATDIDELRGPELVKRITRAGGKAIFLEQDVTREERWLEITAEIAKRYGRLDIMVSNAGIGITVPSIVDMTLSDWRKQNAINLEGVFLSVKHCLPLMRKHGGGSIVMMSSLAGLRGAPGLSAYSATKGGVRLFAKSIAMECAAAGDGIRVNSVHPGIIDTPIWGKIPTGATGAGQNAPIDPEERAKIATPLGRAGQAAEIASGVLYLASDASRYVTGSELVIDGGMNAGGVARRA
- the recJ gene encoding single-stranded-DNA-specific exonuclease RecJ, with translation MTPPATALPVEMPQAFLGVTRSLTDNLWRDRLDARGAAKALAIVQRHQLPELLARVLAGRGVDIDAVADFLDPTIRQLLPDPFTVTEMEAASKRIADAAVKGETVAIFGDYDVDGATSAALLAWHLRHCGLDPLIHIPDRIFEGYGPNVEAVRGLAAKGATLLVTVDCGTTSIEPLAEAKRLGQSVVVIDHHQAGTELPEVDALVNPNRLDDLSGLGHLAAVGLVLVTLVAVNRELRQRGFWTAEMPEPDLLGMLHHVALGTVADVAPLIGLNRAFVAKGLIAMRRRDHVGHTALMDVARLNGPPEAWHLGFMLGPRVNAGGRIGRADLGVRLLLEGDSVEAARIAAELDRLNSERRVIEQAAEAQAEAEALASIGLEDKLGVIVTASEGWHPGVVGLVASRLKEKFSRPAFAIALEPGGIGTGSGRSITGVDLGKAVRQAVADGILLKGGGHAMAAGVTLRKEKLAEFRAHLENALARDVAEARHVNELYIDGAISARAVTTELATTLNRAGPFGSGNPEPVLALPAHQLVFADEVGQAHLRLRFKSGDGAIVNGIAFRSIGQKLGNALVANRGQQLHVAGSMSVDRYQGAERVQFRVIDVALPDQGPALIR